Proteins co-encoded in one Malus sylvestris chromosome 7, drMalSylv7.2, whole genome shotgun sequence genomic window:
- the LOC126629646 gene encoding probable protein arginine N-methyltransferase 3, translated as MAKNGSEYEPTFTDDDDEESEELQEWNDWNAEPEEEDEEEEEGSDLLCLFCDTRYSSCDDLFDHCTSTHRFDFQAVRRALGLNFYGSFKLINFVRSQVAENRCWSCGLTCHSNQDLQNHLHETVNFKDITPGWDSDEYLKPFLQDDSVLYSFGEDEEGEDDYAAAVDKDELMSDLRQFEEICIDHDIHVPKIAIDYDTSNESGKNVASSSNSHLNNVNSPGKVAINGLDSGEHVGSADRKKKEQLLRAYIPNHGSKDIKNVNNDYFGAYSSFGIHREMLSDKVRMDAYGQAILKNPSLLKSAVVMDVGCGTGILSLFAAQAGASKVIAIEASEKMASVATRIAKDNGLLSSKSPGESTNHGTGVVEVVQGMVEELDKSILIEPHSVDVLLSEWMGYCLLYEAMLSSVLYARDRWLKPGGAMLPDTATIFVAGFGKGATSLPFWENVYGFNMSSVGKELVEGAAQIPIVDTVDGHGLVTNAAVLQSFDLVTMKPDEVDFTASVELEPNFSSAASSLTDLESETTWCFGVVLWFETGFTSRFCKETPAVLSTSPYTPKTHWQQTILTFKEPIAVTSGKSNVDGSAAVGTEACPAARIHLRISIARASHHRDIDISLETAGVDPHGRKRNWPVQIFNLG; from the exons ATGGCGAAGAACGGCTCCGAATACGAACCCACATTCACAGACGACGACGACGAAGAATCCGAAGAGCTCCAAGAGTGGAACGATTGGAATGCAGaaccagaagaagaagacgaagaagaagaagagggctCAGACTTGCTGTGCTTGTTCTGCGACACCAGGTACAGCTCGTGCGACGACCTCTTCGACCACTGCACTTCGACCCACCGTTTCGACTTTCAGGCCGTTCGGAGAGCGCTGGGTCTGAATTTCTACGGCTCCTTCAAGCTCATTAACTTCGTTCGCTCTCAG GTTGCTGAAAACAGATGTTGGAGTTGCGGGCTGACCTGTCATTCCAACCAAGATCTACAGAATCATTTACATGAAACAGTCAATTTCAAAGACATTACACCTGGATGGGATAGTGACGAGTATCTAAAACCTTTCTTGCAAGATGATTCGGTCTTGTATAGCTTtggtgaagatgaagaaggtgAAGATGACTATGCTGCAGCAGTTGACAAGGACGAACTTATGAGTGATTTGAGGCAGTTTGAAGAGATCTGCATAGATCATGATATTCATGTGCCAAAGATTGCTATTGATTATGATACCTCTAATGAAAGTGGGAAAAATGTTGCTTCATCATCCAATAGCCACTTGAATAATGTGAATTCTCCTGGAAAGGTGGCCATCAATGGTTTGGATTCAGGAGAACATGTTGGGTCAGCtgatagaaagaaaaaagaacagCTTTTAAGAGCGTATATTCCAAATCATGGTTCAAAGGATATCAAGAATGTTAACAATGACTACTTTGGCGCTTACAGTTCATTTGGCATTCACAGAGAGATGCTCAGTGATAAG GTAAGAATGGATGCTTATGGACAAGCTATTTTAAAGAACCCCTCTCTCTTGAAGAGTGCAGTGGTGATGGATGTAGGTTGTGGCACAGGTATACTAAG TCTCTTTGCAGCCCAAgcaggtgcttcaaaggtaatTGCAATTGAAGCCAGTGAGAAAATGGCTTCCGTGGCAACTCGG ATCGCAAAAGATAATGGTCTTTTGTCTAGTAAGAGCCCTGGTGAAAGTACTAACCATGGCACTGGGGTAGTAGAAGTGGTTCAAGGTATGGTTGAGGAGCTTGATAAATCCATACTAATTGAACCTCATAGTGTTGATGTATTACTGAGTGAATGGATGGGGTACTGCCTACTTTATGAGGCAATGCTCAGTTCAGTGCTTTATGCACGGGATCGGTGGTTAAAACCTGGAGGTGCCATGCTTCCTGATACAGCAACTATT TTTGTTGCAGGATTTGGAAAAGGAGCCACCAGTCTTCCATTTTGGGAAAATGTGTATGGTTTCAACATGTCTTCTGTTGGCAAGGAGCTTGTTGAAGGTGCAGCACAAATCCCTATTGTAGATACGGTGGATGGTCATGGTTTAGTGACCAATGCTGCTGTTCTCCAG AGCTTTGACTTGGTGACAATGAAGCCTGATGAAGTCGATTTTACTGCAAGTGTTGAGTTGGAACCAAACTTCAGCAGTGCAGCTAGCAGCTTAACTGATTTGGAATCTGAAACAACCTGGTGTTTTGGAGTTGTCTTGTGGTTTGAGACTGGTTTTACCAGCAGGTTCTGCAAAGAAACGCCGGCTGTTTTGTCAACATCCCCATATACTCCCAAAACGCACTGGCAGCAAACAATTTTGACATTTAAGGAACCAATTGCTGTGACATCAGGAAAATCTAACGTGGACGGATCAGCAGCAGTTGGCACTGAAGCTTGTCCGGCTGCAAGGATTCATCTGCGAATAAGCATTGCTCGTGCTTCCCATCATCGTGACATTGACATTTCCTTGGAAACTGCTGGAGTTGATCCTCATGGTCGGAAGCGTAATTGGCctgttcaaatttttaatcttggtTAG
- the LOC126629650 gene encoding uncharacterized protein LOC126629650 isoform X2, with translation MMALEQTDMERTCEASLKCLHKGFPYNLQCNGSPIEGFPNLKDAISNHPVGDVPESDRPLGSEFLEPPTECHNKPNYHHDFGYWSTFHYDSQKVQQCQMNAFESQFYPFPMENRFHYAPFNMFAQSYPNDFQFQDFQYFVVIDFEATCDKDRNPHPQEIIEFPSVIVSSMTGQLEACFQTYVRPTCNQVLSDFCKDLTGIQQIQVDRGVTLSEALLRHDKWLEKKGIKNTNFAVVTWSNWDCRVMLESECRFKKIRKPPYFNRWINLKVPFLEVFGGARCNLKEAVQMAGLAWQGRAHCGLDDAKNTARLLSLLMCRGFKFAITNSLVWQTADRPLTMKQSPEHMSPPHHPLKLKEMGAPVFHYHHPFCFCGVKSSKGMVRKPGPRQGSFFFGCGNWTATRGARCHYFEWASA, from the exons ATGATGGCCCTTGAACAAACAG ATATGGAAAGGACCTGCGAGGCTTCCTTAAAATGCCTCCACAAGGGATTCCCATACAACCTCCAGTGTAATGGGAGTCCCATTGAAGGATTTCCAAATCTTAAAGATGCAATTAGTAATCATCCAGTTGGGGATGTTCCTGAATCAGACCGTCCATTGGGCAGCGAATTTCTTGAACCTCCAACTGAATGTCACAACAAACCTAACTACCATCATGATTTTGGATACTGGTCAACCTTCCATTATGACTCCCAAAAGGTGCAACAGTGCCAGATGAATGCTTTTGAGAGCCAGTTTTATCCCTTTCCCATGGAAAATCGATTTCATTATGCTCCATTCAATATGTTTGCTCAAAGCTACCCGAATGACTTCCAGTTCCAAGACTTTCAGTATTTTGTGGTAATAGACTTTGAGGCTACCTGCGATAAGGATAGAAATCCCCATCCTCAAGAGATAATCGAGTTTCCATCTGTGATAGTGAGTAGCATGACAGGCCAACTGGAAGCATGTTTTCAGACTTATGTGAGACCAACATGCAACCAAGTCTTAAGTGATTTCTGCAAGGATCTGACAGGAATCCAGCAAATTCAG GTGGATAGAGGAGTTACCTTAAGCGAGGCCCTTTTAAGACATGACAAATGGCTTGAGAAGAAGGGAATAAAAAACACCAACTTTGCTGTTGTGACATGGTCAAACTGGGACTGTCGGGTCATGTTGGAATCTGAGTGCCGATTCAAGAAAATTCGAAAGCCTCCGTATTTTAACCG ATGGATCAACTTAAAGGTCCCTTTCCTTGAGGTTTTCGGTGGTGCTAGGTGCAACCTGAAGGAGGCAGTTCAAATGGCAGGCTTGGCATGGCAGGGCCGTGCTCACTGTGGCCTGGATGATGCCAAAAACACCGCTCGCCTACTTTCGCTTCTCATGTGCAGGGGCTTCAAATTTGCCATTACAAACTCATTGGTGTGGCAGACTGCTGACCGTCCTTTGACAATGAAACAATCCCCAGAGCACATGTCACCACCACATCACCCTCTGAAACTGAAGGAGATGGGTGCTCCAGTATTCCATTATCATCACCCATTCTGTTTCTGCGGGGTGAAGAGCAGCAAAGGTATGGTCCGGAAGCCAGGGCCAAGGCAAGGGAGCTTCTTCTTTGGCTGCGGAAACTGGACCGCCACTAGAGGCGCCCGTTGCCATTACTTCGAGTGGGCTTCTGCATAA
- the LOC126629650 gene encoding uncharacterized protein LOC126629650 isoform X1 — MMALEQTEDMERTCEASLKCLHKGFPYNLQCNGSPIEGFPNLKDAISNHPVGDVPESDRPLGSEFLEPPTECHNKPNYHHDFGYWSTFHYDSQKVQQCQMNAFESQFYPFPMENRFHYAPFNMFAQSYPNDFQFQDFQYFVVIDFEATCDKDRNPHPQEIIEFPSVIVSSMTGQLEACFQTYVRPTCNQVLSDFCKDLTGIQQIQVDRGVTLSEALLRHDKWLEKKGIKNTNFAVVTWSNWDCRVMLESECRFKKIRKPPYFNRWINLKVPFLEVFGGARCNLKEAVQMAGLAWQGRAHCGLDDAKNTARLLSLLMCRGFKFAITNSLVWQTADRPLTMKQSPEHMSPPHHPLKLKEMGAPVFHYHHPFCFCGVKSSKGMVRKPGPRQGSFFFGCGNWTATRGARCHYFEWASA, encoded by the exons ATGATGGCCCTTGAACAAACAG AAGATATGGAAAGGACCTGCGAGGCTTCCTTAAAATGCCTCCACAAGGGATTCCCATACAACCTCCAGTGTAATGGGAGTCCCATTGAAGGATTTCCAAATCTTAAAGATGCAATTAGTAATCATCCAGTTGGGGATGTTCCTGAATCAGACCGTCCATTGGGCAGCGAATTTCTTGAACCTCCAACTGAATGTCACAACAAACCTAACTACCATCATGATTTTGGATACTGGTCAACCTTCCATTATGACTCCCAAAAGGTGCAACAGTGCCAGATGAATGCTTTTGAGAGCCAGTTTTATCCCTTTCCCATGGAAAATCGATTTCATTATGCTCCATTCAATATGTTTGCTCAAAGCTACCCGAATGACTTCCAGTTCCAAGACTTTCAGTATTTTGTGGTAATAGACTTTGAGGCTACCTGCGATAAGGATAGAAATCCCCATCCTCAAGAGATAATCGAGTTTCCATCTGTGATAGTGAGTAGCATGACAGGCCAACTGGAAGCATGTTTTCAGACTTATGTGAGACCAACATGCAACCAAGTCTTAAGTGATTTCTGCAAGGATCTGACAGGAATCCAGCAAATTCAG GTGGATAGAGGAGTTACCTTAAGCGAGGCCCTTTTAAGACATGACAAATGGCTTGAGAAGAAGGGAATAAAAAACACCAACTTTGCTGTTGTGACATGGTCAAACTGGGACTGTCGGGTCATGTTGGAATCTGAGTGCCGATTCAAGAAAATTCGAAAGCCTCCGTATTTTAACCG ATGGATCAACTTAAAGGTCCCTTTCCTTGAGGTTTTCGGTGGTGCTAGGTGCAACCTGAAGGAGGCAGTTCAAATGGCAGGCTTGGCATGGCAGGGCCGTGCTCACTGTGGCCTGGATGATGCCAAAAACACCGCTCGCCTACTTTCGCTTCTCATGTGCAGGGGCTTCAAATTTGCCATTACAAACTCATTGGTGTGGCAGACTGCTGACCGTCCTTTGACAATGAAACAATCCCCAGAGCACATGTCACCACCACATCACCCTCTGAAACTGAAGGAGATGGGTGCTCCAGTATTCCATTATCATCACCCATTCTGTTTCTGCGGGGTGAAGAGCAGCAAAGGTATGGTCCGGAAGCCAGGGCCAAGGCAAGGGAGCTTCTTCTTTGGCTGCGGAAACTGGACCGCCACTAGAGGCGCCCGTTGCCATTACTTCGAGTGGGCTTCTGCATAA
- the LOC126629649 gene encoding low affinity inorganic phosphate transporter 1-like codes for MARDQQAAVLNALDVAKTQWYHFTAIIIAGMGFFTDAYDLFSISFVTKLLGRIYYTKQGAEKPGTLPPNVSAAVNGVALCGTLAGQLCFGWLGDKLGRKRVYGITLILMVLGCIASGLSFGSKPEGVMATLCFFRFWLGFGIGGDYPLSATIMSEYANKKTRGAFIAAVFAMQGFGILSAGIVSIIVSSAFDHAYKAPPYSVDPNASLVPQADYVWRIVLMFGAVPAALTYFWRMKMPETARYTALVANNAKQAASDMSKVLQVNLESEDVQIMEDPDSKAFGLFTKEFARRHGLHLLGTTTTWFLFDIAYYSQNLFQKDVFSAIGWLPAAETMNAIEELYKIARAQTLIALCSLVPGYWFTVAFIDRIGRFPIQLMGFFFMTVFMFALAIPYHHWTLKPNRIGFVVLYSLTFFFSNFGPNATTFVVPAEIFPARLRSTCHGISAAAGKAGAIVGAFGFLYAAQSTNPAETDAGYPPGIGMKNSLIMLGVINFFGMLFTLLVPEANGKSLEEMSGETEE; via the coding sequence ATGGCTAGGGATCAACAAGCTGCAGTGCTTAATGCACTTGATGTTGCCAAGACGCAGTGGTACCATTTCACAGCAATCATCATAGCTGGAATGGGATTTTTCACAGATGCCTATGATCTCTTCTCCATCTCCTTCGTCACCAAGCTCCTCGGTCGTATCTACTACACCAAACAAGGCGCAGAGAAGCCCGGCACGCTGCCTCCCAACGTGTCCGCAGCTGTTAACGGTGTCGCCCTATGCGGCACTTTAGCCGGACAACTCTGCTTTGGCTGGCTTGGTGACAAGTTAGGCCGAAAAAGAGTTTATGGTATAACTCTCATTCTGATGGTGTTGGGCTGTATTGCATCGGGGCTCTCTTTTGGGTCTAAGCCGGAAGGTGTTATGGCAACGCTTTGTTTCTTTAGATTTTGGCTTGGTTTCGGCATTGGTGGCGACTATCCCCTTTCAGCTACGATCATGTCCGAATACGCTAACAAAAAGACTCGCGGGGCTTTCATAGCTGCTGTGTTTGCCATGCAGGGATTTGGGATTCTGTCAGCTGGGATTGTCTCTATAATTGTTTCAAGCGCGTTTGATCACGCATACAAGGCACCCCCTTACTCAGTCGATCCAAATGCTTCTcttgttcctcaagcagattaTGTTTGGCGTATCGTTTTGATGTTTGGAGCTGTCCCTGCTGCTCTTACTTATTTCTGGCGAATGAAAATGCCTGAGACAGCTCGGTACACTGCCCTTGTGGCCAATAACGCAAAACAAGCCGCATCGGATATGTCCAAGGTTCTACAAGTTAATCTCGAATCAGAAGACGTTCAAATCATGGAAGATCCAGATAGTAAAGCATTTGGCTTGTTCACGAAGGAGTTTGCTCGCCGACATGGGCTTCACCTCCTTGGTACCACCACTACTTGGTTCTTATTTGACATTGCGTACTACAGCCAAAACCTTTTCCAAAAGGACGTATTCAGCGCAATCGGGTGGCTTCCAGCAGCAGAAACCATGAACGCCATTGAAGAGCTCTATAAAATTGCAAGGGCACAAACACTAATAGCATTGTGCAGTCTTGTTCCAGGGTACTGGTTTACGGTGGCCTTCATCGATCGTATTGGAAGGTTTCCGATCCAACTAATGGGTTTCTTTTTCATGACAGTGTTCATGTTTGCCCTTGCAATTCCTTACCATCACTGGACTTTGAAACCGAACAGAATAGGGTTCGTGGTATTGTACTCCCTTAcgtttttcttctccaatttcGGACCCAATGCCACTACCTTCGTTGTGCCAGCAGAAATCTTCCCAGCAAGGTTGAGGTCTACTTGTCATGGAATATCAGCTGCAGCAGGAAAGGCCGGAGCTATAGTAGGCGCCTTCGGGTTCTTATACGCTGCACAAAGCACGAACCCGGCCGAGACAGACGCAGGGTACCCGCCTGGTATTGGTATGAAGAATTCTCTTATTATGCTTGGCGTCATCAACTTCTTCGGCATGCTGTTTACACTGTTAGTGCCTGAAGCAAATGGAAAATCACTCGAGGAGATGAGTGGTGAGACTGAGGAGTAA